The DNA segment CGGAGAATTGCTCCAGCTGGCGGACCTGCGCCAGCGCAGACGCGGTGAGATCAAGCAACCAGGACGAGATCACCGAGCCTCGCCGCCACACTTCGGAAATCTCGGCGAGGTTGAAGTCAAACCTTTCGTCTTCCGGTAGATGCGGGACGTTGCGCCCCCACAGGACGTCGAAGCCTTCGGCATAGGCCTGCATCAGGCCATATTCGATGCCATTGTGCACCATCTTTACGAAATGGCCGGCCCCGGCGCGGCCAGCATGGATATAGCCCTTTTCCGCACGCGGATCGCATGCTTCGGATCGGTTGGGGGTGCGTCCCACGCTGCCGATGCCGGGTGCCAACGTGTCGAAGATCGGGTCCAGCAAGTCGACCGTCTCCTTGTCGCCCCCGATCATCATGCAATAGCCGCGCTCCAGCCCCCAGACGCCACCGGAAGTGCCCACATCGACATAGTGGACGCCCTTTTCGGCCAGCGACTTGGCGCGCCGCACATCGTCCTTCCAGAAGGTGTTGCCGCCATCGATGATGATATCGCCCTCGGCGCATTGCTGGCCGCACAGCACTTCGATCGTCTCCTCGGTCGGTGCGCCCGCGGGCAGCATGACCCAGTAGATCGCCGGCGCATCCAGCTTGCTCTTCATGTCGACCAGCGAATCGGCGCCGATCGCCCCCTCGCCCGCCAAATCCGTCACTGCATCGCTATTGCGGTCCCACACGACCACTTCATGGCCACCACGCATCAGCCGACGCGCGATGTTGCCGCCCATGCGGCCGAGGCCGATGATGCCGATCTTCATACTTTCAGGCTCCACGTGAAGTTGCCATCGGGGCTGATCCT comes from the Sphingomonas sp. OV641 genome and includes:
- the gnd gene encoding phosphogluconate dehydrogenase (NAD(+)-dependent, decarboxylating) codes for the protein MRRAFRQDQPRWQLHVEPESMKIGIIGLGRMGGNIARRLMRGGHEVVVWDRNSDAVTDLAGEGAIGADSLVDMKSKLDAPAIYWVMLPAGAPTEETIEVLCGQQCAEGDIIIDGGNTFWKDDVRRAKSLAEKGVHYVDVGTSGGVWGLERGYCMMIGGDKETVDLLDPIFDTLAPGIGSVGRTPNRSEACDPRAEKGYIHAGRAGAGHFVKMVHNGIEYGLMQAYAEGFDVLWGRNVPHLPEDERFDFNLAEISEVWRRGSVISSWLLDLTASALAQVRQLEQFSGKVADSGEGRWTIEAAMEQATPVAVLTTALFARYRSRIDEMFGDKLLSAMRYGFGGHVEIPQ